AATGTCAACTTTGTAAACGATCTTTCACATATCACAAACTTATTTACTCAATTGTACATTCGCTCAACTGATCACGCGTCGTTATTAGAAGATGTCTACAACCAGTATTTCCACTCTCGTCAATCTTTACTCTCtcaatttattattaatCCTCACATTGATTCAGTCAGTTTTAATGAAGATCTCTTGACCCTTTCGACGACTCAAATAAAATACTTTTCCAAGTTGGTCGATAaagagtttgaaattttcaaatcaatatttttctctCCGTTGATAGATAATTCAATCAACGCAACAGTATTACAGCCACATTTGGAATCTTTGCTTGACCCACTATATTATCTACTTAGAAATAAAATCTTACGTGAATCCTCAATCGATAAGTTGTCTCAATTAATTACCTTTTTGATCGATGAACCTCCTATTTTCTTGCCAATTTTACAAGATGCACAATCTCGTTTACTATTTCAACTGCAGAAAAACGAACCAAAACCTTACTCTCGTACGGGCAAAGAACTGATCATCACTTCAAATTCgaataaaaataaaatatatcCTCCAATTGAAACATCAATATCTGTATTAGAGACAGTCAATGGTTTATTACCGAAACCTGTGTTTGACGATATAACTGCTTCTTTTATTGATGCTATTCTTAAAAGTTTTCCACATGCTAGTCCGTCAGATTTGCAATGGTCACTATATATACTTCATTCACTACTTGAATTACAAAAACATGTTAATTCATGGGAAATTCTATATCTAAATAGGGATACTCAAATAGAGTGGCATGTCACACGACCATGGTCAGTAAAACATGAGTTTAATGATTGTCGGTTGAAATTACAGCTGAAAATAGATGAACTAATTCAATCTTTTGCGCAGCAAGTCGACGATAATGATGTTAGACGTACTTGGACGCTGTGCAAAGAGTCAGTAGGCAGTGACCATGCAGCAAAACTGATGGATTTTATAGCGAAAGTTAAAGGCTCGGATTGGAGAGATGAAATGATGCACATATTACAgactgaaaatgaaaccGATGctgaaaatgttgatgaggaaattgaagtATCTGATTTAGATGATTAGTTTTAT
The window above is part of the Pichia kudriavzevii chromosome 1, complete sequence genome. Proteins encoded here:
- a CDS encoding uncharacterized protein (PKUD0A02650; similar to Saccharomyces cerevisiae YER157W (COG3); ancestral locus Anc_8.210) yields the protein MHILTPLLPTEKEVIWEKINHKSDLFIEEEEEDKINQGNDNYSLDTVAYLNHIKEENCKFLAQSNQIISQLDTLLAIHSSVTSQTQDFQSESNTLIDNLHFLQELYSSLVDKFKLFNNLDSIVKKLNTANNSKLVLKPSFSQLLQDLDTSIEFINDPQHANYKDISVYKSRFNQCLVRALSLIRNYITSYIRSIESKNKEQLVNAKPITIDAIINVNFVNDLSHITNLFTQLYIRSTDHASLLEDVYNQYFHSRQSLLSQFIINPHIDSVSFNEDLLTLSTTQIKYFSKLVDKEFEIFKSIFFSPLIDNSINATVLQPHLESLLDPLYYLLRNKILRESSIDKLSQLITFLIDEPPIFLPILQDAQSRLLFQLQKNEPKPYSRTGKELIITSNSNKNKIYPPIETSISVLETVNGLLPKPVFDDITASFIDAILKSFPHASPSDLQWSLYILHSLLELQKHVNSWEILYLNRDTQIEWHVTRPWSVKHEFNDCRLKLQLKIDELIQSFAQQVDDNDVRRTWTLCKESVGSDHAAKLMDFIAKVKGSDWRDEMMHILQTENETDAENVDEEIEVSDLDD